The following proteins are encoded in a genomic region of Primulina huaijiensis isolate GDHJ02 chromosome 3, ASM1229523v2, whole genome shotgun sequence:
- the LOC140974595 gene encoding uncharacterized protein, with the protein MHPPRFSGSEGAEKAELWISEIEELFDLIEYPSERRLRLAVHQLKDRAKMWWSTTLMTLDAQRIVSSWDIFKLKFKESYCPPSFYSSKALEFHNLKQGDMSVVEYADTFYAMLRYAPHVAASQVAVVESFIEGLNDHLHPFVSTGKPLNYLEAVEIAKKAEASLKRSGNQVTTQHHHSGRQQFNQSGSASLRPRGKQFKKPGSISSSSGSSGNRGGYRYSGPYCDHCGGKHSSTQCVGVQGVCNNCGRPGHFARVCPSKTGKSTQAGSGAQSNRIPVASHSSHHPSRPSHQSRGQGGQQNKSSVHVVALTVDEAQATPGTVITGNCTLCGFIA; encoded by the coding sequence ATGCATCCACCTCGATTTAGTGGTTCTGAGGGAGCTGAGAAAGCAGAACTATGGATTTCTGAGATTgaggaattgtttgatttgatcgAGTATCCTTCAGAGCGTCGATTGAGATTAGCTGTGCATCAGTTGAAAGATCGTGCCAAAATGTGGTGGTCTACTACATTGATGACTTTAGATGCTCAGAGGATTGTTTCATCATGGGATATATTCAAGCTGAAGTTTAAGGAAAGTTATTGTCCTCCATCATTTTACAGTTCTAAGGCTTTAGAGTTTCATAACCTGAAACAAGGCGATATGTCAGTTGTGGAGTATGCGgatactttttatgctatgctGAGATATGCTCCTCATGTTGCTGCGAGTCAAGTTGCTGTCGTCGAAAGTTTCATTGAAGGATTGAACGATCATCTGCACCCTTTTGTTTCTACCGGTAAGCCACTGAATTATCTTGAAGCAGTGGAAATAGCAAAAAAGGCTGAAGCTAGTCTTAAGCGGAGTGGCAATCAAGTGACTACCCAACATCATCATTCGGGAAGGCAACAGTTCAATCAATCTGGTTCTGCATCTCTTCGTCCACGTGGGAAGCAGTTTAAGAAGCCTGGTTCTATTTCTTCGAGTTCAGGGAGTTCAGGGAACCGTGGTGGATATCGTTATAGTGGACCTTACTGTGATCACTGTGGAGGCAAGCATTCTAGTACTCAGTGTGTTGGAGTTCAAGGGGTTTGTAATAACTGTGGTCGGCCGGGTCAttttgccagagtttgtcccAGTAAGACGGGGAAATCAACCCAGGCAGGTAGTGGAGCTCAAAGTAATAGAATTCCAGTAGCGTCCCATTCTTCCCATCATCCTAGTCGCCCTTCGCATCAGAGTAGAGGGCAAGGTGGTCAACAGAATAAGTCATCTGTTCATGTAGTTGCCTTGACTGTGGATGAGGCTCAGGCAACTCCAGGTACTGTCATTACCGGTAACTGTACTTTATGTGGTTTTATAGCATGA